The genomic segment TGACTCCCGAGCGCCTGGTCAACCACCTCCTCGCGAGTGGCTACGCGCTCAGTCCACTCGTGCAACAGCCGGGAAGCTACAGCCGTCGTGCCGGCATCGTCGACTTCTGGCCACCCGGTACCGAGCAGGCGATACGCGTGGAATTCTTCGGTGATGAGGTCGACTCGCTGCGCGCTTTCGACCCGGTGACGCAGCGAACCGTCTCCCGTCTCGATACGGTTACCATTCTCCCGGTCAGCGACGTACCGATCGCGTCCTATCGAGAAGCAGCGGCTCACCTCCGTGCGCTCGATCTCTCCACGCTCCGCCCGGAAGTCGTCGCGGAGTGGCAGCGGCTCTGCGACCGATTGGAGCGTGGACAACTTGTTCCGGCACCGGAACTGGTGCGACCGTTTGTATTCCCTGCGGCAGCATCGCTCCTCGACTACCTGGGCCCGGGTAGTTCGGTTGTGGTTATCGACCCGGGTGCGGTCCATCTCGCGCTCGAACAGTTCGAGCGTCAAGCCGAAGAACTCCGCGAGGCGAGCGAACAGAGCGGAGAGTTACCGTTCGGGCTACCCCGTCCCTACCATCCTGCCGAATCGGTCTGGCGCGCCCTGACGGAACACGCAACACTCTGGCTCGGGACGACTACCGCTGTTGAACAAACACCGGACGGGAGCGCCACTTGCATCGGCTTTTCGACTAGCGTACCCACGCTGGGGGGCCGCTTGAACGCACTGCTTGAGCAGCTCGGTCCCTTTCGGGATGCCGGCTACGCCATCGTTCTGGTGACGGAACAACCCGATCGCCTTACCCAGGTACTGGAAGAGCACCGTCTCGACGCCCATCGGGGGGACAGTGCAAACGGCGCCATTGCGATCGAGCGCGGCCGCCTTTCCGGTGGATGGGGGCACGAGGAAGCACGCCTGCTGCTTCTGACCGACCGCGAGTTGTTCGGGTTGCGGCGTTTCCCACGTTCGCCGCAGCGTCGCCGGGCTTCCGTATCCTCCGGCGATCTCCTCAGCCGACTCGTCCCCGGGGCCTACGTCGTGCACGTCGATCACGGCATCGCCCGGTACGGTGGGCTCGTCAGTCTCACCATCAACGGGGTGCACCGCGAGTATCTCCTCCTCGAATATGCGGACAACGACCGGCTCTACCTCCCGGTGGATCAACTCGACCGTATCACGCTCTACGAAAGCTTCGACGGCGAACCGAAGTTGACACGTCTCGGTTCGCCTGAGTGGAGCCGGATCAAACGGCGCGTCCGCGAGGCGGTTCGCGAACTCGCCTTCGAGCTCTTGCAACTCTATGCGGCACGCGAAGCGACCCCCGGGATCGCATTCGGCCCTGATACCCCTTGGGATCGGGAGCTGGAGGAATCGTTCCCGTATGAGGAGACACCGGATCAGTTGCGGGCCATCCAGGAAGTCAAGGCGGACATGGAAAGCCCGCGACCGATGGATCGCTTGCTGTGCGGTGATGTCGGCTTCGGCAAGACTGAAGTCGCCCTGCGTGCCGCATTCAAAGCGGTGAACAACGGCTACCAAGTGGCGGTGCTCGTTCCGACGACAGTCCTGGCGCTCCAGCACTACGAGACCTTCCGCGAGCGACTCGCTCCGTACCCGGTGCGGGTGGAGATGCTGTCGCGGTTGCGCCCTAAGAGCGAACAACGGGAAATCGTCCAGGGTATTCGGGACGGCACCGTCGATATTGTGATCGGAACCCATCGCTTGCTCCAGCGTGACGTCCAGTTCAAGCGGCTCGGCCTCGTCATCATCGACGAGGAACACCGGTTCGGTGTGGCGCAGAAGGAGCACTTCAAGCGACTTCGCACCAACATCGATGTCCTCGCTATGACCGCGACACCGATCCCCCGAACGCTCTATCTCGCTCTCTCGGGGCTTCGTGATCTCTCGGTCATCGCGACACCGCCTGTCGAGCGGACTCCAGTGCGCACCTTTGTGACTCCTGCACGCGACTGCGTCATCCGCGAGGCGATCCTGCGCGAGCTCTCGCGCGGTGGGCAGGTCTACGTCGTCCACAACCGGGTTCAGTCCATCCAACGCTTTGCTGAGCACCTCCAGACACTGGTACCTGAAGCACGGATCGCTGTCGCCCACGGCCAAATGCCGGAAGCCGAACTCGAACGGATCATCATCGCCTTTATCGAGAAGGAATTCGACGTCCTCGTCTGCACCGCGATCATCGAGTCCGGCATCGATATTCCCTCGGTGAACACGATCATTATCGACCGGGCCGACCAGCTCGGTCTGACACAGCTCTACCAGCTCCGCGGGCGAGTTGGGCGCCGACACATCCGTGCCTACGCATATCTTCTGTACGACGACCGACGCCCGCTTTCGCCGGAAGCCCAAGCACGGCTCGAGGCGATCCAGGAGGCAACAGAACTGGGTGCGGGGTTCCAGATCGCGCTGCGTGATCTCGAGATCCGCGGCGCTGGCAACATCCTCGGACCCGAGCAGAGCGGCCACATCGCAGCAGTCGGGCTGGAGCTCTATACCCAGCTCCTCGCGCGCGCCGTCCAGGAAATTCGCGAGGGACGGCCGATCGACGAGCCACCGAGCGTGACGGTCGACCTTCCGCTCGATGCAACGATTCCACCCGAGTATTGTGGAGATGAAGCGGTTCGCATGAGCCTCTACCAGCGCTTCGCCGCTCTTCGCACCGCGACCGAGCTCAATGATCTCGTCGCCGAGCTGCGCGATCGCTTCGGCCCCTTGCCAGAACCCGTCCAGCGGCTCGCTGACCTCGCGGCACTGCGGATCTGGGCGAATCGACTGGGATTGGCCTCGATCCTGGAACGCGATGGCGAGGTGTACATTCGGCCGGTGGTCGGTGCACGACTGGATCGCGAGCGACTCCGCCGTCTCGTCGGTTCAGGTGTCTACGTGACCCCGAACCAGGTTCGCCTCGTCCTCGCCCGTCTGGAGGTTCCGCTGTGGGAGGCCGTCCAGGCCGTGCTCCGCGAGATCGAGACGCGCCGAGCAACGGTCCTCCTGGGGGCACCGCTACCGGAACGGTCCGCCAGTACGCGATAGTCCCTTATGACTCGCCATTCCGGCTGTCTTCGAGGGATGCCAGCACAGCCGCTGCCCGCGCGACATCGCTAGCCCGGACATACAGTGCATGTTCGGCCGCGAGCGTCGACCAATAGGCAGCACCGAGCCCCAGGATTTTCACCAGGACGGGTATCCCCTCCGCCTCGAGCGCTCCGCGCCACAGCGCCGCGACGAGCTCGTTGGGAGCCAAAGCGAGTCGGACCAGTTCGTCCTCGTCCTTCATGATCCTGCCCTCATGAGCGAA from the Thermomicrobium sp. 4228-Ro genome contains:
- the mfd gene encoding transcription-repair coupling factor, giving the protein MALQAVVRRIAQTRSFQAVSTQITSGRSATIEGLPAAARPWVVAALALELHRPLLLIVPRQIHADEFAETIGQLVPQVPVMTWPAPETLPYDIFTHDRPTAADRSWFLERLASNHPTIAIVPARGLTELLPPAGALRDQRLLLKPGTRLTPERLVNHLLASGYALSPLVQQPGSYSRRAGIVDFWPPGTEQAIRVEFFGDEVDSLRAFDPVTQRTVSRLDTVTILPVSDVPIASYREAAAHLRALDLSTLRPEVVAEWQRLCDRLERGQLVPAPELVRPFVFPAAASLLDYLGPGSSVVVIDPGAVHLALEQFERQAEELREASEQSGELPFGLPRPYHPAESVWRALTEHATLWLGTTTAVEQTPDGSATCIGFSTSVPTLGGRLNALLEQLGPFRDAGYAIVLVTEQPDRLTQVLEEHRLDAHRGDSANGAIAIERGRLSGGWGHEEARLLLLTDRELFGLRRFPRSPQRRRASVSSGDLLSRLVPGAYVVHVDHGIARYGGLVSLTINGVHREYLLLEYADNDRLYLPVDQLDRITLYESFDGEPKLTRLGSPEWSRIKRRVREAVRELAFELLQLYAAREATPGIAFGPDTPWDRELEESFPYEETPDQLRAIQEVKADMESPRPMDRLLCGDVGFGKTEVALRAAFKAVNNGYQVAVLVPTTVLALQHYETFRERLAPYPVRVEMLSRLRPKSEQREIVQGIRDGTVDIVIGTHRLLQRDVQFKRLGLVIIDEEHRFGVAQKEHFKRLRTNIDVLAMTATPIPRTLYLALSGLRDLSVIATPPVERTPVRTFVTPARDCVIREAILRELSRGGQVYVVHNRVQSIQRFAEHLQTLVPEARIAVAHGQMPEAELERIIIAFIEKEFDVLVCTAIIESGIDIPSVNTIIIDRADQLGLTQLYQLRGRVGRRHIRAYAYLLYDDRRPLSPEAQARLEAIQEATELGAGFQIALRDLEIRGAGNILGPEQSGHIAAVGLELYTQLLARAVQEIREGRPIDEPPSVTVDLPLDATIPPEYCGDEAVRMSLYQRFAALRTATELNDLVAELRDRFGPLPEPVQRLADLAALRIWANRLGLASILERDGEVYIRPVVGARLDRERLRRLVGSGVYVTPNQVRLVLARLEVPLWEAVQAVLREIETRRATVLLGAPLPERSASTR